From a single Spongiibacter taiwanensis genomic region:
- the acnD gene encoding Fe/S-dependent 2-methylisocitrate dehydratase AcnD has product MLSLNTAYRTPLPGTALDYYDVRSAVNDIQAGAYESLPYTSRVLAEQLVRRCDPAALTDSLKQLIERRRDLDFPWYPARVVCHDILGQTALVDLAGLRDAIAEQGGDPAKVNPVVPTQLIVDHSLAVEAPGFDPDAFEKNRAIEDRRNEDRFHFIEWTKTAFENVDVIPAGNGIMHQINLEKMSPVIQARPDENGKGVAYPDTCVGTDSHTPHVDALGVIAIGVGGLEAETVMLGRPSMMRLPDIIGVELTGKRQPGITATDIVLALTEFLRQQKVVSAYLEFFGEGARALTIGDRATISNMTPEFGASAAMFYIDEQTIDYLRLTGRDAEQVALVENYAKTTGLWADDLANAEYERVLTFDLSSVERTMAGPSNPHRRLATRDLKARGIAVNLEQAQAEEVDGKLPDGAVIIAAITSCTNTSNPRNVVAAGLLAKKANERGLLRKPWVKSSFAPGSKVARLYLEESGLLPELEKLGFGIVAYACTTCNGMSGALDPIIQQEIIDRDLYATAMLSGNRNFDGRIHPYAKQAFLASPPLVVAYAIAGTVRFDIEKDVLGTDQNGKAITLKDLWPSDEEIDAMVAAHVKPEQFNQVYIPMFDLDRGERAPSPLYDWRPQSTYIRRPPYWEGALATECTLKGMRPLAVLGDNITTDHLSPSNAILASSAAGEYLAKMGLPEEDFNSYATHRGDHLTAQRATFANPKLLNEMCRDGKTDEVIQGSLARLEPEGEMMRMWEAIETYMERKQPLIIVAGADYGQGSSRDWAAKGVRLAGVEAIVAEGFERIHRTNLVGMGVLPLEFKAGETRNTYRIDGTETFDVIGEIAPGAELTLIIYRRSGERVSVPVTCRLDTAEEVSVYSAGGVLQRFAQDFLASNQAA; this is encoded by the coding sequence TTGTTGTCTTTGAATACTGCTTACCGCACGCCCCTGCCTGGCACCGCCCTGGACTACTACGATGTCCGCTCCGCCGTGAATGACATTCAGGCCGGCGCCTACGAGTCCCTGCCCTATACCTCACGGGTATTGGCCGAGCAGCTGGTCCGTCGCTGTGATCCAGCGGCGCTGACCGACTCGCTCAAACAGTTGATCGAGCGTCGCCGGGATCTGGATTTCCCCTGGTATCCGGCCCGAGTGGTTTGTCACGATATTCTTGGCCAGACCGCACTGGTCGATCTGGCGGGCCTGCGCGATGCGATTGCCGAGCAAGGCGGCGACCCCGCCAAGGTGAATCCGGTGGTGCCCACCCAGTTGATTGTGGATCACTCCCTGGCCGTCGAAGCCCCCGGCTTTGATCCTGATGCCTTCGAAAAAAATCGCGCCATTGAAGACCGCCGCAACGAAGACCGTTTCCATTTTATCGAGTGGACCAAAACTGCCTTTGAAAACGTTGATGTAATCCCCGCCGGCAACGGCATCATGCACCAGATCAATCTGGAAAAAATGTCGCCTGTGATTCAAGCCCGCCCGGATGAAAACGGAAAGGGTGTCGCCTACCCCGATACCTGTGTCGGTACCGACAGCCATACGCCGCATGTGGATGCATTGGGCGTGATCGCCATTGGCGTGGGTGGCCTGGAAGCGGAAACCGTGATGCTGGGTCGCCCTTCGATGATGCGCCTGCCGGATATTATCGGCGTGGAGCTGACGGGCAAACGTCAGCCGGGCATTACCGCCACCGATATTGTCCTGGCGCTGACCGAATTTCTGCGTCAGCAAAAAGTGGTCTCAGCCTATCTGGAATTTTTTGGTGAAGGCGCTCGCGCACTCACCATTGGTGACCGCGCCACCATCTCCAATATGACCCCGGAATTTGGCGCCTCAGCGGCGATGTTTTATATAGACGAACAAACCATCGACTACCTGAGGCTGACCGGCCGCGATGCCGAGCAGGTCGCGCTGGTCGAAAATTACGCCAAGACCACCGGCCTGTGGGCCGATGATCTGGCGAATGCCGAGTACGAGCGTGTTTTAACCTTTGATCTTTCCAGCGTTGAACGCACAATGGCTGGCCCCTCCAACCCCCACCGCCGCCTGGCCACCCGCGATTTGAAAGCGCGCGGTATCGCCGTCAATCTGGAGCAGGCCCAGGCCGAAGAAGTCGATGGCAAACTGCCCGACGGCGCAGTGATTATTGCGGCGATTACCTCCTGCACCAACACCTCCAACCCGCGCAATGTGGTGGCCGCCGGTTTGCTAGCGAAAAAGGCCAACGAACGGGGTTTGCTACGCAAGCCCTGGGTGAAATCCTCTTTTGCACCGGGTTCTAAAGTGGCGCGCCTGTATCTGGAAGAATCCGGTCTGCTGCCGGAACTGGAGAAGCTGGGCTTTGGCATTGTTGCCTATGCCTGCACCACCTGTAATGGCATGAGCGGCGCATTGGACCCAATCATCCAGCAGGAAATTATCGACCGCGACCTGTACGCCACGGCGATGCTGTCGGGCAACCGCAATTTCGATGGCCGTATCCACCCCTATGCCAAACAGGCCTTTCTGGCGTCTCCGCCGCTCGTAGTCGCCTATGCCATTGCCGGTACCGTGCGCTTTGATATTGAAAAAGACGTGCTGGGCACGGATCAAAACGGCAAGGCCATTACCCTGAAAGACCTGTGGCCTTCAGACGAAGAAATCGACGCCATGGTCGCTGCGCACGTAAAGCCCGAGCAATTCAATCAGGTGTATATCCCGATGTTTGATCTGGATCGCGGCGAGCGTGCACCCAGCCCGCTTTACGACTGGCGCCCCCAGAGCACCTATATTCGTCGCCCGCCCTACTGGGAAGGCGCGCTGGCCACCGAATGCACGCTGAAAGGGATGCGCCCGCTGGCCGTGCTGGGCGATAACATCACCACCGATCACCTGTCGCCCTCCAATGCCATTCTGGCGTCCAGCGCAGCGGGTGAATACCTGGCAAAAATGGGCCTGCCGGAGGAAGACTTCAACTCCTATGCAACCCACCGGGGCGATCATCTGACCGCCCAGCGCGCCACCTTTGCCAACCCGAAATTGCTTAATGAAATGTGCCGGGATGGCAAGACCGACGAGGTAATTCAGGGCTCGCTGGCACGACTGGAACCCGAAGGCGAAATGATGCGCATGTGGGAGGCCATTGAAACCTATATGGAGCGCAAGCAACCGCTGATTATTGTGGCCGGTGCCGACTACGGCCAAGGTTCTTCCCGGGACTGGGCCGCCAAAGGCGTGCGACTGGCTGGGGTGGAGGCGATTGTTGCCGAAGGTTTTGAGCGTATTCACCGCACTAACCTGGTCGGCATGGGCGTGCTTCCGCTGGAATTCAAAGCAGGCGAAACCCGCAATACTTACCGCATTGACGGTACCGAAACCTTCGACGTGATCGGTGAGATTGCGCCCGGCGCCGAGCTGACCCTGATTATTTATCGCCGCAGCGGTGAACGTGTTAGCGTTCCTGTCACCTGCCGGCTGGATACCGCCGAGGAAGTCTCCGTGTACTCTGCCGGTGGTGTGCTGCAGCGTTTTGCCCAGGATTTCCTGGCCAGCAATCAAGCCGCCTGA
- the prpF gene encoding 2-methylaconitate cis-trans isomerase PrpF: MSFAQQIRIPATYMRGGTSKGVFFRLEDLPESCQRPGAARDQLFMRVIGSPDPYAAHIDGMGGATSSTSKCVILSKSDEPDHDVNYLYGQVAIDKAFVDWSGNCGNLSTAAGAFAIHAGLIDPSRVPENGTSVVRIWQANINKTIIAHVPVCNGQVQETGDFELDGVTFPAAEIELEFLDPSDDGESSMFPTGNLVDELEVPGIGTLQATLISAGIPTVFVKAEEIGYSGTELREQINNDAAALARLEQIRIAGALRMGLINTPEEAQQRQHTPKVAFVAGPKDYVASSGNHIAAKDIDLLVRALSMGKLHHAMMGTCAVAIGTAAAIPGTLVNRAAGGGERQAVRFGHPSGTLRVGAEALQENGQWQARRAIMSRSARILMEGWVRVPGDAF; the protein is encoded by the coding sequence ATGAGTTTCGCGCAACAAATTCGCATCCCCGCCACCTATATGCGTGGCGGCACCTCCAAGGGCGTGTTCTTCCGTCTGGAAGACCTGCCCGAAAGCTGCCAGCGACCCGGCGCGGCGCGCGATCAGTTGTTTATGCGGGTGATCGGCAGCCCCGACCCTTATGCCGCCCATATCGACGGTATGGGTGGGGCGACCTCCAGCACCAGCAAGTGCGTGATCCTGTCGAAAAGCGACGAGCCCGATCACGATGTGAACTACCTTTACGGCCAGGTCGCCATCGACAAGGCCTTTGTCGACTGGAGCGGTAACTGCGGCAATCTCTCTACCGCTGCTGGTGCTTTTGCCATTCACGCCGGTTTGATTGATCCCTCACGAGTGCCGGAAAACGGCACCAGTGTGGTGCGCATCTGGCAGGCCAATATCAACAAAACCATTATCGCCCACGTGCCAGTGTGCAACGGCCAGGTGCAGGAAACCGGTGATTTTGAACTGGACGGCGTGACCTTCCCCGCGGCTGAAATCGAACTGGAATTTCTTGACCCGTCCGATGATGGGGAAAGCTCAATGTTTCCCACCGGCAACTTGGTGGATGAGCTCGAAGTTCCCGGCATTGGCACACTGCAGGCGACCCTGATCAGCGCCGGGATTCCGACCGTGTTCGTTAAAGCGGAAGAGATCGGCTACAGCGGCACCGAGCTGCGCGAGCAGATTAATAACGATGCGGCTGCGCTGGCACGACTGGAACAGATTCGTATTGCCGGTGCGCTGCGCATGGGCCTGATCAACACACCGGAAGAAGCTCAGCAGCGCCAGCACACACCCAAAGTGGCCTTTGTGGCTGGGCCTAAGGATTACGTAGCGTCCAGTGGAAACCACATCGCCGCCAAGGATATCGACCTGCTGGTGCGCGCCCTATCCATGGGCAAACTGCATCACGCCATGATGGGCACCTGCGCGGTGGCCATCGGCACGGCGGCGGCCATTCCCGGCACGCTGGTAAATAGGGCCGCCGGTGGTGGCGAGCGCCAGGCGGTCCGCTTTGGCCACCCCTCCGGCACCTTGCGAGTCGGCGCGGAAGCCCTACAGGAAAACGGCCAATGGCAGGCCCGGCGCGCCATCATGAGCCGCAGTGCGCGAATTTTGATGGAAGGCTGGGTGCGGGTGCCTGGGGATGCCTTTTAA
- a CDS encoding isocitrate lyase/PEP mutase family protein, whose product MSTGKQLRELANARRGALVPGAFNALSAKVIADLGFDAIYVTGAGVTNMHIGLPDMGFMGLAEIAEQTGRIRDAVELPILVDADTGFGNAVNTRHTVRTLERAGADCIQLEDQVSPKRCGHFNGKAVISADEMVGKIKAAVDARRSEDFLIMARTDARAIDGFDAAVERAQRYAEAGADILFVEALETADEVRRLPRFLRAPLLMNMVIGGKTPIATTDELAEYGYGMVLYANAALQSAVAGMQRALTVLRDERHLTEDPALVAPFKERQRLVGKDFIDELEQRYRA is encoded by the coding sequence ATGTCCACCGGAAAGCAACTCAGAGAATTAGCCAACGCCCGCCGCGGCGCACTGGTCCCCGGCGCCTTTAACGCCCTGTCCGCCAAGGTTATTGCCGACCTCGGGTTTGACGCCATCTACGTGACCGGCGCCGGTGTGACCAATATGCATATCGGCCTGCCGGATATGGGCTTTATGGGCTTGGCAGAAATTGCCGAGCAGACCGGCCGTATCCGCGATGCGGTGGAGCTGCCGATACTGGTGGACGCCGATACCGGTTTTGGCAATGCCGTGAATACCCGTCACACCGTCAGAACCCTGGAGCGCGCCGGTGCGGATTGCATCCAGTTGGAAGATCAGGTCAGCCCCAAGCGCTGCGGTCACTTTAACGGTAAAGCGGTGATCAGCGCCGATGAAATGGTGGGCAAAATCAAAGCTGCCGTAGATGCACGCCGCAGCGAAGATTTTCTGATCATGGCCCGCACCGATGCCCGCGCCATCGACGGCTTTGATGCCGCCGTCGAGCGCGCCCAGCGCTACGCCGAAGCCGGTGCCGACATTCTGTTTGTGGAAGCGCTGGAAACCGCCGACGAAGTGCGTCGCCTGCCGCGATTCCTGCGCGCACCGCTGCTGATGAATATGGTGATTGGCGGCAAGACACCCATCGCGACCACCGACGAATTGGCCGAGTACGGCTACGGCATGGTGCTTTACGCCAACGCCGCCCTGCAAAGTGCCGTCGCCGGTATGCAGCGCGCACTGACCGTGCTGCGCGACGAGCGCCACCTGACGGAAGACCCGGCACTGGTCGCACCGTTTAAAGAGCGCCAGCGTCTTGTCGGTAAAGATTTCATCGACGAACTGGAACAGCGCTACCGCGCCTGA
- a CDS encoding YiiD C-terminal domain-containing protein, whose product MNTVEFSLSEFCRQTRQAIPLLQSMDLRFTEFGDHRLRVDMPLAPNINDKQTGFGGSIAALATAAGWAIVSLMLKSRPHRYDVMVTESHMRYLAPATCNFYAIANVSDSAMATFNQVLDEQRQGRITLQVMVEQDGKQVAVYTGTYKVIQRVSQ is encoded by the coding sequence ATGAACACGGTTGAATTTTCACTGAGCGAGTTCTGTCGACAGACGCGCCAGGCGATTCCGCTGCTGCAGTCAATGGATCTGCGCTTCACCGAATTCGGCGACCACCGCCTGCGGGTGGATATGCCGCTGGCACCCAATATCAACGACAAGCAAACCGGCTTTGGAGGCAGTATCGCCGCGCTGGCAACCGCCGCGGGCTGGGCGATAGTCTCGCTGATGTTGAAGTCCAGACCCCATCGCTATGACGTGATGGTGACAGAGAGTCACATGCGCTATCTCGCCCCCGCCACCTGTAATTTCTATGCCATTGCCAATGTCAGCGATTCCGCCATGGCAACGTTCAATCAGGTGTTGGACGAACAGCGCCAGGGGCGTATCACCCTGCAAGTCATGGTTGAACAAGACGGCAAACAGGTGGCCGTCTACACCGGCACCTACAAGGTGATTCAGCGCGTCTCCCAGTGA
- a CDS encoding cysteine-rich CWC family protein, translating into MALSKAQSACKHEAIACPRCGAYFACKPGAITICHCVDIALTTAQQEWIAERWQDCLCSQCLRDIAARPVKIR; encoded by the coding sequence GTGGCACTTTCGAAAGCACAGTCCGCTTGCAAACATGAAGCCATTGCCTGCCCCCGTTGCGGTGCCTATTTCGCGTGCAAACCCGGGGCGATCACGATTTGCCATTGCGTCGATATCGCCTTGACCACTGCGCAACAAGAGTGGATCGCCGAGCGCTGGCAAGATTGCTTATGCAGTCAGTGCCTGCGGGACATTGCCGCCCGTCCCGTCAAAATCCGCTGA
- a CDS encoding LysR family transcriptional regulator — MLERIHLTVIQAVDQRGSLTAAADHLCLTQSALSHTIRKLEDKLGSQIWIREGRSLRPTQIGEYLLGVANRVLPQLDHAETLLQQMAQGERGTLRIGMECHPCYQWLLKVVSPFLAQWPDVDVDVKQKFQFGGVGALVGYDIDLLVTPDPFHKAGLHFQPVFDYEQVLVVAGDSSLARRRFLKAEDLRNEVLITYPVPSDRLDIYTQFLNPAGVNPKRHKTSETTDIMLQMVASGRGVAALPRWLAEEYATKLDITSVRLGRSGIAKQIYLGTRQDDGDADYLRAFIELAKQYQQGE; from the coding sequence ATGCTCGAACGTATCCATCTCACTGTTATTCAGGCTGTTGATCAGCGCGGTTCACTGACGGCGGCGGCCGATCACCTTTGCCTGACCCAATCAGCGTTAAGCCACACCATCCGCAAGTTGGAAGATAAACTCGGCAGCCAGATCTGGATCAGAGAGGGCCGCAGCCTGCGCCCTACTCAGATCGGCGAATACTTGCTGGGGGTGGCCAATCGCGTGCTGCCCCAGTTGGATCACGCCGAGACTCTGCTCCAGCAAATGGCCCAGGGCGAGCGGGGTACTCTTCGCATTGGCATGGAATGCCACCCCTGTTATCAATGGTTGTTGAAAGTGGTGTCGCCATTTCTAGCCCAGTGGCCCGATGTGGATGTGGACGTTAAACAGAAATTTCAGTTTGGTGGCGTCGGCGCGCTGGTCGGTTACGACATCGACTTGCTGGTTACCCCCGACCCCTTTCACAAAGCCGGTCTCCATTTTCAGCCCGTGTTTGACTATGAGCAGGTATTGGTTGTCGCCGGTGATAGCTCGCTGGCACGGCGCCGTTTTCTGAAGGCGGAAGATTTGCGCAATGAGGTACTGATTACCTACCCGGTGCCAAGCGATCGTTTGGATATTTACACCCAGTTTCTCAACCCGGCGGGTGTAAACCCGAAACGCCACAAGACCAGTGAAACCACCGATATCATGTTGCAAATGGTCGCCAGCGGTCGCGGCGTGGCTGCACTGCCGCGCTGGTTGGCAGAGGAATATGCCACCAAGCTGGACATCACTTCGGTGCGCCTTGGTCGCAGTGGTATTGCCAAGCAAATCTACCTGGGTACTCGGCAAGATGATGGCGATGCCGACTACCTTCGAGCGTTTATCGAGTTGGCGAAGCAGTATCAGCAGGGGGAGTAG
- a CDS encoding DUF1852 domain-containing protein, with the protein MSTPFTFSIKTLNFDEDYHPSDNTRITTNFANLARGEHRQENLKNTLQMINSRFNALAHWDNPQANRYAVALKIISVDIDIEGKGDTFPTIEILKTNIFDHKTQQGIEGIVGNNFSSYVRDYDFSVVLAEHNKDRREFSLPDNYGELHGKIFKAFLNSSAYKDNFKKSPVICLSVSSSKIYHRTENSHPVLGAEYRQDEYSLTDEYFAKMGLQVRYFMPPGSVAPLAFYFSGDLLGDYSNLELISTVSTMETFQKIYRPEIYNANAAAGQTYQPSLTHQDYSLTRIVYDREERSQLAVKQGKFTEERFIKPYKHLLEQWAASDAA; encoded by the coding sequence ATGAGTACGCCGTTTACCTTCAGCATTAAAACCCTGAACTTTGACGAGGACTATCACCCGTCTGACAACACCCGCATCACCACCAACTTTGCCAATCTGGCCCGGGGTGAGCATCGCCAGGAGAACCTGAAAAACACTCTGCAGATGATCAACAGCCGCTTTAATGCGCTGGCGCACTGGGACAACCCACAGGCAAATCGCTACGCCGTTGCGCTGAAAATCATTTCGGTGGACATCGATATTGAGGGCAAGGGTGACACCTTCCCCACCATAGAGATTCTGAAAACCAATATTTTCGATCACAAGACCCAGCAAGGTATTGAGGGCATTGTTGGCAACAACTTTTCTTCTTATGTAAGAGATTATGATTTCAGCGTGGTGTTGGCGGAACACAACAAGGATCGCCGCGAGTTCAGCCTGCCTGACAATTATGGCGAGCTGCACGGCAAGATATTCAAGGCCTTCTTGAACTCAAGCGCCTACAAGGACAACTTCAAAAAATCGCCGGTGATTTGCCTGAGCGTGTCCAGCAGCAAAATTTATCATCGCACCGAGAACAGCCACCCGGTACTGGGAGCTGAGTACCGGCAGGATGAATATTCATTAACCGACGAATACTTTGCAAAAATGGGTTTGCAGGTTCGCTATTTTATGCCCCCGGGCAGCGTCGCCCCGCTGGCTTTTTACTTTAGCGGCGACCTGCTGGGTGATTACAGCAACCTGGAACTGATCAGCACCGTTAGCACCATGGAAACCTTCCAGAAGATTTACCGGCCTGAAATTTACAATGCCAACGCGGCGGCGGGACAAACGTATCAGCCCAGCCTGACACATCAGGATTATTCGCTCACCCGCATTGTTTACGACAGAGAGGAGCGGAGTCAGCTCGCGGTAAAACAGGGAAAATTTACTGAAGAGCGGTTTATCAAGCCCTACAAACACCTTCTTGAACAATGGGCCGCCAGTGACGCCGCATAA
- a CDS encoding methionine synthase: MKALLPTSTAGSLPKPAWLAEPETLWSPWKLQGEQLREGKQDALRLSLHEQQQAGIDIVSDGEQTRQHFVTTFIEHLNGVDFEKRETVRIRDRYDASVPTVVGAVSRQQPVFVEDAKFLRQQTDQAIKWALPGPMTMIDTLCDKHYKSREKLAWEFAKILNQEARELEAAGVDIIQFDEPAFNVFFDEVNDWGIATLERAIEGLKCETAVHICYGYGIQANTDWKKTLGAEWRQYEETFPKLQQSNIDLISLECHNSHVPIELLELIRGKKVMVGAIDVASNAIETPEAVANTLREALKYVDADKLYPCTNCGMAPLSLQVANGKLNALSAGAAIVRAELTR, encoded by the coding sequence ATGAAAGCATTACTCCCCACGTCAACCGCCGGTAGCCTGCCCAAGCCCGCTTGGCTGGCCGAGCCGGAAACGCTATGGTCACCCTGGAAGTTACAGGGCGAACAATTACGCGAGGGCAAGCAGGATGCCTTGCGATTGTCCTTACACGAACAACAACAGGCGGGCATTGATATCGTCAGTGATGGCGAACAAACCCGTCAGCATTTTGTCACCACCTTCATTGAGCACCTCAACGGTGTGGATTTTGAAAAGCGCGAAACCGTGAGAATTCGCGATCGCTACGACGCCAGTGTGCCGACGGTGGTGGGCGCCGTTTCCCGCCAACAACCGGTATTTGTTGAGGACGCCAAGTTCCTGCGCCAGCAGACCGACCAGGCCATAAAATGGGCCCTGCCCGGCCCCATGACCATGATTGATACGCTGTGCGACAAACACTACAAAAGCCGGGAAAAACTCGCCTGGGAGTTTGCCAAAATCCTCAACCAGGAAGCCAGGGAGCTGGAGGCCGCCGGGGTCGATATTATTCAATTCGACGAGCCTGCATTTAACGTATTTTTTGACGAGGTCAACGACTGGGGCATAGCCACCCTGGAGCGGGCCATCGAGGGGCTTAAATGCGAAACGGCAGTGCATATTTGCTACGGCTACGGCATTCAGGCCAATACCGACTGGAAAAAGACCCTGGGCGCGGAGTGGCGGCAATATGAAGAAACCTTTCCAAAGCTGCAACAATCCAATATCGATCTGATCTCACTGGAGTGCCATAACTCCCATGTTCCCATCGAGCTGCTTGAACTGATTCGCGGTAAAAAAGTGATGGTGGGCGCCATTGACGTGGCCAGCAACGCCATTGAGACGCCAGAAGCGGTCGCCAATACCCTGCGGGAGGCACTGAAGTATGTGGACGCCGACAAGCTCTACCCCTGCACCAACTGCGGTATGGCGCCCCTGTCCCTTCAGGTCGCCAACGGCAAGCTGAACGCCTTGAGCGCCGGCGCCGCCATCGTCCGGGCAGAGCTTACGCGCTGA
- a CDS encoding flavin reductase family protein, giving the protein MCPVTPIEAQHFRDALGHFASGITVITSCVDGQPVGFTCQSFYSVSVSPPLVSFSVMSSSLSYPKIRRAGRFAVNILSGEQISTSNQFARKGADKWRGIAWQTSPMGNPVLGGSLHWLDCEIQAEHPAGDHLIVIGEVKAITPTRASATEPLLYFKGQYRHLALPQAS; this is encoded by the coding sequence ATGTGCCCTGTTACCCCTATCGAAGCCCAGCACTTTCGCGACGCGCTGGGGCACTTTGCTTCCGGTATTACCGTCATCACATCCTGTGTTGACGGCCAGCCCGTTGGCTTCACCTGCCAGTCCTTCTACAGTGTGTCGGTCAGCCCGCCCCTGGTGTCATTCAGCGTTATGTCCAGCTCCCTGAGCTACCCCAAAATTCGGCGCGCCGGTCGCTTCGCGGTCAATATCCTGTCCGGCGAGCAAATCAGCACGTCCAATCAATTCGCGCGCAAGGGGGCGGACAAATGGCGGGGAATAGCCTGGCAAACCTCACCGATGGGCAATCCGGTGTTGGGCGGGAGTCTGCACTGGCTGGACTGCGAGATTCAGGCTGAACACCCGGCAGGCGATCACCTGATAGTTATTGGCGAGGTAAAAGCCATCACGCCGACAAGGGCATCAGCAACAGAGCCACTGCTGTATTTCAAAGGGCAGTACCGCCATCTGGCATTGCCCCAAGCAAGCTAG